The proteins below are encoded in one region of Girardinichthys multiradiatus isolate DD_20200921_A chromosome 19, DD_fGirMul_XY1, whole genome shotgun sequence:
- the LOC124855808 gene encoding GTPase IMAP family member 9-like has protein sequence MSTVNYAGFNNGIDPNERRIILVGKTGVGKSATGNTILGREAFESDLSPSSVTGECHKARGAVGSWNVAVIDTPGLFDTNFTQADVLNKIKMCISLYAPGPHAFLLILELGRFTQEEKDTVQMIQATFGEDAEKYTMVLFTHGDQLKNQTIENFFSESPDLKALIQKCSNRYHVFNNEVKDPKQTYLLLDKIDRMVSVNGGGYYTNAMFERAEAAIVKEKERILKEMEEQKEKELEQLRVKYTESVYRKEESKLIMQYHQDARARAERSNEFLAAPVIAVATTCGAAIGGVLGVCGGPIGVAIGIAAGAAVGAAVGTMAIKVNKSCHVQ, from the coding sequence GGTTCAACAATGGCATAGATCCAAATGAGAGGAGGATTATTCTGGTTGGGAAGACTGGAGTTGGGAAGAGTGCCACAGGAAACACCATCCTGGGGAGGGAGGCTTTTGAATCAGACCTGTCTCCATCTTCTGTAACGGGAGAATGCCATAAAGCCAGAGGGGCCGTTGGTAGTTGGAATGTGGCTGTTATTGACACTCCAGGATTGTTTGACACTAACTTTACCCAAGCTGATGTGTTGAACAAGATCAAGATGTGCATCTCCCTGTACGCTCCGGGTCCTCACGCCTTCCTGTTGATTCTTGAGTTGGGCAGGTTCACACAGGAGGAAAAGGATACCGTCCAGATGATCCAGGCCACGTTTGGAGAAGATGCTGAGAAGTACACAATGGTGTTGTTTACTCATGGAGACCAGCTGAAGAATCAGACCATTGAAAACTTTTTTTCAGAGAGCCCAGACCTAAAAGCCCTCATTCAAAAGTGCAGTAACAGATACCACGTCTTCAACAACGAGGTCAAAGATCCAAAACAAACCTACTTGCTTTTGGACAAGATTGACAGGATGGTTAGTGTCAATGGAGGAGGGTACTACACCAATGCGATGTTTGAAAGAGCAGAGGCTGCCATAGTGAAGGAGAAGGAGCGAATACTGAAAGAAATGGAAGAACAGAAAGAGAAGGAGTTGGAACAACTCAGAGTTAAATACACTGAAAGTGTTTACCGCAAAGAGGAGTCCAAACTAATCATGCAATACCACCAGGATGCCCGCGCTCGAGCTGAGAGGTCAAACGAATTTCTTGCCGCACCGGTAATCGCTGTGGCTACGACCTGCGGTGCTGCCATTGGAGGTGTGCTGGGTGTGTGTGGGGGTCCGATCGGAGTGGCAATCGGGATCGCGGCTGGAGCTGCAGTTGGAGCTGCTGTTGGAACTATGGCAATAAAGGTTAACAAAAGCTGTCATGTGCAATAA